In a genomic window of Nostoc sp. UHCC 0870:
- a CDS encoding aminotransferase class V-fold PLP-dependent enzyme gives MTTISTAQARLHHHREQFPALANKLYFNYGGQGAMPKATMDTINQTIAHIQDIGPFGNEAGNWLTAQMQTVREAIASELNVTTDTIAFTDNVTVGCNIAMWGISWQAGDHILLSDCEHPGVIATTQELSRRFGVEVSICPLKDTLNEGDPVAIIAQNLRPQTRLVVLSHVFWNTGQVLPVEKIVEVCRNNNSFLLIDAAQSVGALPLNLTELGVDFYAFTGHKWLCGPEGVGGLYVRPEVLNSLHPTFIGLYGIIVDSHSQPVDWKPDARRYEVSTPAYPLYFGLREAIAIHQQWGTPQERYAQIRRNSEYLWRRLAALPDVKCLSTAPPECGIVSFQLTNHHSLKLVQFLDTQKILTRTIADPSCTRATVHYLTLESEIDQLVEAVAQFCRIG, from the coding sequence ATGACTACTATTTCCACAGCACAAGCCAGATTGCATCACCATCGGGAACAATTTCCGGCTTTAGCTAATAAGCTTTATTTTAACTATGGTGGGCAGGGGGCGATGCCTAAAGCCACAATGGACACGATTAACCAAACTATAGCGCACATCCAGGATATTGGCCCCTTTGGGAATGAGGCTGGTAATTGGTTAACAGCACAAATGCAAACCGTCAGAGAAGCGATCGCATCTGAGTTAAACGTCACAACTGATACAATCGCTTTTACGGATAATGTAACTGTGGGTTGTAATATCGCCATGTGGGGGATATCCTGGCAAGCTGGCGACCATATTTTACTCTCAGACTGCGAACATCCAGGGGTAATTGCTACTACCCAAGAACTTAGCCGCAGGTTTGGGGTAGAAGTGAGTATTTGTCCCCTAAAAGACACGTTGAATGAGGGCGACCCGGTAGCAATTATTGCCCAAAATTTGCGCCCCCAGACTCGCTTAGTGGTATTAAGTCACGTTTTTTGGAACACTGGACAAGTGCTACCTGTGGAGAAAATCGTGGAGGTATGCAGAAATAATAATTCTTTTCTATTAATAGATGCAGCCCAATCTGTGGGTGCTTTACCTTTGAACTTAACAGAGTTGGGGGTAGATTTCTATGCTTTCACAGGTCACAAATGGTTATGCGGCCCTGAAGGTGTGGGGGGTTTGTATGTGCGTCCAGAAGTGCTAAACAGTCTGCATCCTACTTTTATTGGCTTGTATGGAATTATTGTTGATAGCCACTCTCAACCTGTAGACTGGAAACCGGATGCAAGGCGGTATGAAGTATCTACCCCAGCTTACCCATTGTATTTTGGTTTGCGAGAGGCGATCGCAATTCATCAACAATGGGGAACACCCCAGGAACGTTACGCCCAAATTCGCCGCAATAGTGAATATCTCTGGCGACGTTTAGCTGCATTACCCGATGTGAAATGTCTTAGCACTGCACCCCCGGAATGCGGTATTGTTTCTTTCCAACTCACTAACCACCATTCTCTCAAGTTGGTGCAATTTCTTGATACTCAAAAGATTTTAACCCGGACAATTGCCGACCCAAGCTGTACCCGCGCCACCGTCCACTATTTGACCCTGGAATCGGAAATCGACCAATTGGTTGAAGCGGTAGCCCAATTTTGCCGAATTGGTTGA
- a CDS encoding TM0106 family RecB-like putative nuclease produces the protein MLINADHLLQYQRCKRRPVLDIHGDRSRRDAPNELLLKLQQDKNAHRLSILAQFPYQKPDYPRGNWEAAQVATIELMQQGVDYIYQGVLLANYSQLVDAETEYVNHTLLSRPDLLVKQPGKSLLGDWVYEAVNIELGKRPKQEYQVVSAFHTQVLATVQGVTPPTAWLMLRSKQAQYTVDLSKWTPQMQGILQEFMEALEAETSPEIFISRQKCNLCSWHSQCYAIAHSQQHLSLLPGVTPLRYAQLQTLSINTLESLADTSPTILENLTGFDSEVAVKLVIQAQSVLENRPFILPFPHPYHDITAKSPIELYFDIEAQPDLNLDYLLGVLVVNTQTNTEEFYCFLAENPEQEELIWQQFLDLVWQYPQAPIYHFCVYELDTVKRLGRLYHTPHKLVQPVLNRFVDIYEHLTQTVALPIESYALKAIAKWLGFAWRDQEASGAKCIYWYDQWLETGDRTLLEIISRYNEDDCRATRRVKDWLVEFLKETYHLRRA, from the coding sequence ATGTTAATTAATGCTGATCACCTTCTGCAATACCAACGCTGTAAACGTCGCCCTGTTTTAGATATTCACGGTGACAGAAGCCGACGAGATGCGCCTAATGAATTGTTACTCAAACTACAACAGGACAAAAACGCTCATCGCTTGAGTATTTTGGCTCAATTCCCCTATCAAAAACCAGATTACCCTAGAGGAAACTGGGAAGCAGCGCAAGTAGCCACTATAGAATTGATGCAGCAGGGGGTTGATTACATTTATCAAGGGGTGCTGTTAGCTAATTACAGTCAGTTAGTAGACGCAGAAACGGAATACGTTAACCATACCCTCCTCAGTCGTCCTGATTTACTTGTCAAACAGCCCGGAAAATCGCTGCTTGGTGATTGGGTTTATGAAGCTGTGAATATTGAACTGGGTAAGCGTCCCAAACAGGAATACCAAGTTGTTTCCGCGTTTCATACCCAAGTTTTAGCCACAGTCCAAGGCGTGACACCGCCAACAGCTTGGTTAATGCTACGTAGTAAACAGGCACAATACACTGTAGATTTATCGAAATGGACACCGCAAATGCAGGGGATTTTGCAGGAGTTCATGGAGGCTTTGGAGGCAGAAACTAGTCCAGAAATATTTATTTCCCGTCAGAAGTGTAATCTTTGTTCATGGCATAGTCAATGTTATGCGATCGCTCATTCTCAGCAACATCTCTCACTGTTACCGGGAGTAACACCCCTCCGTTACGCCCAATTGCAAACCCTCTCTATTAACACCCTAGAATCTCTCGCTGATACTAGTCCCACTATTTTAGAAAATCTCACGGGTTTTGATTCTGAAGTCGCGGTCAAATTAGTTATCCAAGCCCAATCTGTCTTAGAAAACCGACCATTTATTTTACCATTCCCCCATCCCTATCACGATATCACCGCCAAATCTCCCATCGAATTGTATTTTGATATTGAAGCGCAGCCAGATTTAAATTTAGATTATCTTTTAGGGGTGTTGGTAGTTAATACGCAAACCAACACTGAAGAGTTCTATTGTTTTTTAGCAGAGAACCCAGAACAAGAAGAATTAATTTGGCAACAATTTCTAGACTTAGTCTGGCAATATCCCCAAGCCCCAATTTATCATTTTTGCGTCTACGAACTAGATACAGTCAAACGCCTAGGCAGGTTGTACCATACTCCTCACAAATTAGTCCAGCCAGTCTTGAATCGGTTTGTCGATATTTATGAACACCTCACCCAAACTGTAGCGTTACCCATAGAAAGTTATGCTTTAAAAGCGATCGCTAAATGGTTAGGATTTGCATGGCGTGATCAAGAAGCTAGTGGTGCTAAATGTATTTACTGGTATGATCAATGGTTAGAAACAGGCGATCGCACTTTACTAGAAATCATCAGCCGCTACAACGAAGACGACTGTCGCGCTACCCGTCGTGTCAAAGACTGGCTAGTTGAGTTTCTCAAAGAGACGTATCATTTACGACGCGCTTAA
- the thrS gene encoding threonine--tRNA ligase: protein MVSSLNKSQEKSPQHDSDQLTRIRHTCAHIMAMAVQQLYPGTKVATGPVTETGFYYDFDCPVSITPDDLEKIAAEMRRIVKANLPIIREEVERVEIRAEIAELNEPYKLEILERIPPQETITRYFIGSPEIGKPESSLFVSEIQPANNYWWDLCAGPHINFTGEIAADAFKLLNIAGAYWLGDETKPQLQRIYGTAWETAAELQAYLKQREEALRRDHRKLGQELNLFSIQEAAGGGLVFWHPKGASIRYIIEDYWRKSHLESGYQLLYTPHVANLDLWKTSGHFDFYQENMFDSMEVENQAYQIKPMNCPFHVLTYKHQLHSYRELPLRWAELGTVYRYERSGALHGLMRVRGFTQDDAHIFCLPHQIADEILGVLNLTEQILSDFGFKNYEVNLSTRPDKSVGTDEVWELATLALREALDAKGWDYVVDEGGGAFYGPKIDIKIQDAIGRLWQCSTIQVDFNLPERFDMEYIAADGSRQRPIMIHRAIFGSLERFFGILIENYAGDFPLWLAPVQVRLLPVSDDVREYAELVIADLKKSGFRVEIDNSGERLGKQIRTAELEKIPVLAVVGKKEVENQTLSVRTRQSGDLGVMNLSELAHFLQEAIFAKSVG from the coding sequence ATGGTCAGTTCCCTAAACAAGTCCCAGGAAAAATCGCCCCAGCATGATAGCGACCAACTTACACGAATTCGCCACACCTGCGCCCATATCATGGCGATGGCGGTACAGCAGCTATATCCAGGGACAAAAGTAGCAACTGGCCCAGTCACAGAAACAGGATTTTACTACGACTTCGATTGTCCAGTCAGCATTACCCCCGATGACTTAGAAAAAATTGCAGCAGAAATGCGGCGGATAGTCAAAGCCAACCTCCCCATCATCCGCGAAGAAGTGGAACGAGTAGAAATTCGCGCCGAAATTGCCGAATTGAACGAACCTTACAAATTAGAAATCTTAGAACGCATTCCCCCACAAGAAACCATCACCCGCTACTTTATTGGTAGTCCCGAAATTGGTAAGCCGGAATCATCGTTATTTGTCAGCGAAATTCAACCAGCAAATAACTATTGGTGGGACTTGTGTGCAGGGCCTCACATCAACTTTACTGGGGAAATTGCGGCTGATGCTTTTAAATTATTGAATATTGCCGGTGCTTATTGGTTAGGAGATGAAACCAAACCCCAATTACAGCGCATTTACGGTACAGCTTGGGAAACCGCCGCAGAACTACAAGCTTACCTGAAACAAAGAGAAGAAGCTTTGCGCCGTGACCACAGAAAATTAGGTCAAGAACTTAACCTATTTAGCATTCAAGAAGCAGCCGGCGGGGGATTAGTTTTTTGGCATCCTAAAGGCGCAAGTATTCGCTACATTATTGAAGATTATTGGCGCAAATCTCATTTAGAATCTGGTTATCAATTACTCTACACACCCCATGTAGCTAATCTCGATTTATGGAAAACATCGGGTCATTTTGACTTCTATCAAGAGAATATGTTTGACTCAATGGAAGTGGAAAATCAGGCTTATCAGATTAAGCCGATGAATTGTCCCTTTCATGTTTTAACTTATAAACATCAGCTACATTCCTATCGAGAACTACCCTTGAGATGGGCAGAATTAGGCACAGTTTATCGTTATGAACGCTCTGGGGCATTACATGGTTTAATGCGAGTGCGGGGATTTACCCAAGATGATGCTCATATATTCTGTTTACCTCACCAAATCGCGGATGAAATTTTAGGGGTTTTAAATCTTACAGAGCAGATTTTGTCAGACTTTGGGTTTAAAAATTATGAAGTGAATCTTTCCACACGTCCTGATAAATCAGTCGGAACTGATGAAGTGTGGGAATTGGCAACTTTAGCCTTAAGAGAAGCATTGGATGCTAAAGGCTGGGATTATGTTGTTGATGAAGGTGGCGGTGCTTTTTATGGACCTAAAATTGACATCAAAATTCAAGATGCTATTGGTCGTCTGTGGCAATGTTCGACCATTCAAGTAGATTTTAATTTACCAGAACGCTTTGATATGGAATATATTGCGGCTGATGGTAGTCGTCAAAGACCAATTATGATTCATCGAGCTATTTTTGGTTCATTGGAAAGATTTTTTGGCATCTTAATTGAAAACTACGCTGGCGATTTTCCTTTGTGGTTAGCACCAGTACAAGTACGCTTATTACCTGTGAGTGATGATGTTAGAGAATATGCAGAATTGGTAATAGCTGATTTGAAAAAATCTGGTTTTAGGGTGGAAATAGACAACAGTGGGGAACGTTTAGGTAAGCAAATTCGGACAGCAGAGTTAGAGAAAATTCCAGTGCTTGCTGTTGTCGGTAAAAAAGAAGTAGAAAATCAAACTTTGAGTGTTAGAACTAGACAAAGTGGAGATTTAGGAGTGATGAATTTAAGTGAATTGGCACATTTTTTACAAGAGGCTATATTTGCTAAATCTGTAGGTTGA
- a CDS encoding CobW family GTP-binding protein, producing MNTITAPTANTIPDIPKQGMPVTIITGFLGSGKTTLLNQILKNKQDLKVAVLVNEFGDINIDSQLLVSLDEDMVELSNGCICCTINDGLVDAVYRVLEREDRIDYMVIETTGVADPLPIILTFLGTELRDLTSLDSILTVVDAETFDPEHFESEAALKQVTYGDIILLNKTDLATPEKLQEVEGYIHDVKNGARILHTQHGEVALPLILGVGLTPKDDYTADHVEDNHEHDHDHEHHEHHEHHDHEHHDHEHHKHHDHKHHSHHLDNDGFVSISFQYDRPFDVHKFENFLTEEMPPNVFRAKGILWFSDSELRHIFQLSGLRYNLHADEWRTPPKNQVVFIGRNLDSSQIHSQLNKCLI from the coding sequence ATGAATACTATCACCGCACCAACTGCAAATACAATTCCTGATATTCCCAAACAGGGAATGCCTGTTACTATTATCACAGGCTTTTTAGGTAGTGGTAAAACTACACTGCTCAATCAAATTCTCAAGAATAAACAAGATTTAAAAGTCGCTGTCTTAGTAAATGAGTTTGGCGATATTAACATCGATAGCCAACTACTAGTTTCTCTCGATGAAGATATGGTAGAACTCAGCAATGGCTGTATTTGCTGTACTATCAATGATGGTCTAGTTGATGCTGTTTATCGGGTGTTAGAAAGAGAAGACCGCATTGATTACATGGTCATTGAAACTACTGGCGTTGCAGACCCATTACCAATTATTTTAACTTTTTTGGGGACAGAACTTCGAGATTTAACTAGCCTTGACTCGATTCTAACTGTAGTAGATGCAGAAACATTTGATCCAGAACATTTTGAAAGTGAAGCCGCTTTAAAACAAGTTACCTATGGAGATATTATTCTCCTCAATAAAACAGACCTTGCTACTCCAGAAAAACTGCAAGAAGTAGAAGGTTACATCCATGATGTGAAAAATGGGGCGAGGATTTTACACACTCAACATGGTGAGGTGGCTTTACCTTTAATTTTAGGTGTTGGTCTAACTCCAAAAGATGATTATACTGCCGATCATGTGGAAGATAATCATGAACATGATCACGACCATGAGCATCATGAACATCATGAACATCATGACCATGAACATCATGACCACGAGCATCATAAACATCATGACCACAAACACCACTCTCATCATTTAGACAATGATGGATTTGTTTCAATCTCTTTTCAATATGATAGACCGTTTGATGTTCATAAATTTGAGAACTTCTTGACCGAAGAAATGCCACCAAATGTCTTTCGTGCTAAGGGGATTTTGTGGTTTAGTGATAGTGAATTGCGCCATATATTTCAATTGAGTGGACTTCGTTATAACCTCCATGCAGATGAATGGCGTACTCCACCAAAAAATCAGGTAGTTTTTATTGGGAGAAATTTAGATTCTAGTCAAATTCACTCACAACTTAACAAATGTTTGATATAA
- the folE gene encoding GTP cyclohydrolase I FolE has translation MTLSIRPDINSAAQVVSSLSTKHSPTVTEAEMVQAVRTLLIGLGEDPDREGLLDTPKRVVKALQFLTKGYHESLDELLNGAVFTEDANEMVLIRDIDIFSSCEHHILPIIGRAHVAYIPNGKVIGLSKIARICEMYARRLQVQERLTLQIADALQGLLKPQGVAVVVEASHMCMVMRGVQKPGSWTVTSAMRGVFADDARTREEFMNLVRHNAKFH, from the coding sequence ATGACTTTATCGATTCGTCCCGATATAAATTCTGCTGCTCAAGTAGTATCATCTTTATCTACTAAGCATTCGCCAACTGTCACCGAAGCAGAAATGGTACAGGCTGTACGTACTTTGTTGATTGGATTAGGAGAAGATCCTGATAGAGAAGGTTTATTAGATACTCCCAAGCGAGTTGTGAAAGCTTTACAGTTTCTCACCAAGGGATATCATGAATCTTTAGATGAACTGCTGAATGGAGCAGTATTTACAGAAGATGCCAACGAAATGGTATTAATTCGGGATATCGATATTTTCAGTTCTTGTGAGCATCATATTCTGCCAATTATTGGTCGCGCTCATGTTGCTTATATTCCCAATGGTAAGGTGATTGGATTATCAAAAATTGCCCGCATTTGTGAAATGTATGCTCGACGTTTGCAAGTGCAAGAACGTCTGACTTTGCAAATTGCTGATGCGCTACAAGGTTTACTCAAACCTCAAGGGGTCGCGGTGGTAGTAGAAGCCAGCCATATGTGCATGGTAATGCGTGGTGTACAGAAACCCGGTTCTTGGACTGTCACTAGTGCAATGCGTGGCGTGTTTGCTGATGATGCACGCACTCGTGAGGAATTTATGAATTTGGTGCGCCACAACGCCAAATTTCATTAA
- the hisI gene encoding phosphoribosyl-AMP cyclohydrolase has protein sequence MMEKLKFNEQGLIPAIAQDYRDGSVLMMAWMNAESIHKTLSTGEAHYWSRSRAELWHKGATSGHIQKVKEFFYDCDGDTILLKIEQIGDIACHTGARSCFFNPVLINSPLA, from the coding sequence ATGATGGAGAAGTTGAAGTTTAATGAACAGGGTTTAATTCCGGCGATCGCTCAAGATTATCGTGATGGTAGTGTCTTGATGATGGCTTGGATGAACGCCGAATCAATTCACAAAACTTTATCTACTGGTGAAGCTCATTATTGGAGTCGCTCTCGTGCTGAATTGTGGCACAAAGGGGCGACATCTGGGCATATTCAAAAGGTCAAGGAGTTTTTTTATGACTGTGACGGTGACACTATTCTGCTGAAAATTGAGCAAATTGGTGATATTGCTTGTCATACTGGTGCTAGAAGTTGCTTTTTTAATCCTGTGCTGATCAATAGCCCTCTTGCATAA
- a CDS encoding EF-hand domain-containing protein produces MTTEQELQTLFNSLDRDQNGKISIHELFLSPGLSAVISSETNTASPQDLLAQYDSDEDGSITFEELRRAVEKASNLT; encoded by the coding sequence ATGACAACCGAGCAAGAGCTTCAAACTCTTTTTAATAGCTTAGATCGCGATCAAAACGGCAAAATCTCCATTCACGAGCTTTTTTTAAGTCCTGGCTTAAGTGCAGTCATCTCATCAGAAACAAATACCGCTAGCCCCCAGGACTTACTAGCACAGTATGATTCAGATGAAGACGGTAGTATTACCTTTGAAGAGTTAAGGCGAGCAGTTGAGAAGGCAAGTAATCTAACGTAG